Proteins from a genomic interval of Microbacterium phyllosphaerae:
- a CDS encoding MBL fold metallo-hydrolase — MRVTKFEHAALRLQQGDDVLLIDPGSFTAPLNDLAGLVAVVITHEHPDHWTPEHLDRILRAAPGTPIYAPAGVASAADGYEISVVAPGDAVDAGAFSLRFFGGTHEVIHSSLPTVENVGVLVNGDFYYPGDSYAVPEGIEVGTLAAPLGAPWLKIGEAMDYVLAVKPRRAFGTHDMTLSVAGKTMHRQRLQWATEQGGGEFSVLEPGDSLDI, encoded by the coding sequence ATGCGCGTCACGAAATTCGAACATGCGGCTCTTCGCCTCCAGCAGGGCGATGACGTCCTCCTCATCGACCCGGGTTCGTTCACGGCTCCCCTGAACGATCTCGCCGGCCTCGTCGCCGTGGTCATCACCCACGAGCACCCCGACCACTGGACCCCTGAGCACCTCGATCGCATCCTGCGCGCCGCCCCCGGCACGCCGATCTATGCGCCTGCCGGCGTCGCGAGTGCCGCCGACGGTTACGAGATCTCGGTCGTGGCGCCCGGTGACGCGGTGGACGCCGGAGCGTTCTCGCTGCGCTTCTTCGGAGGAACGCATGAGGTGATCCACTCGTCCCTCCCGACCGTCGAGAACGTCGGCGTGCTCGTGAACGGCGACTTCTACTACCCCGGAGACTCCTATGCCGTGCCGGAAGGCATCGAGGTCGGCACCCTCGCCGCTCCCCTCGGCGCTCCGTGGCTGAAGATCGGCGAGGCGATGGATTACGTGCTCGCCGTGAAGCCGCGTCGCGCGTTCGGGACGCACGACATGACGCTCTCGGTGGCCGGCAAGACCATGCATCGCCAGCGCCTGCAGTGGGCGACAGAGCAGGGCGGCGGTGAGTTCTCGGTGCTCGAGCCGGGCGACTCGCTCGACATCTGA
- a CDS encoding ArsR/SmtB family transcription factor, with translation MEDISVITAVHHPLRRRIYDYLLLYGTSQVTTLARSLESQVGSISHHLRMLERAGLVERVEDPSGDRRTSWWKLARRGFTWSADDFVDSPADALLAREAQRQGIRMQIDRLQRWQRRHDDPAYAAYDASNTETTAWASPDELRDLSARILRTLEEWRESVDLDDGQQRTPIFVFAHAFPTTP, from the coding sequence ATGGAAGACATCTCGGTGATCACCGCCGTGCATCACCCCCTCCGTCGTCGCATCTACGACTACCTGCTGCTCTACGGCACATCCCAGGTCACGACGCTCGCGCGGTCGCTCGAGAGCCAGGTCGGCAGCATCAGCCACCACTTGCGCATGCTCGAGCGAGCGGGGCTCGTGGAGCGAGTTGAGGACCCCTCCGGAGACCGGCGTACCAGCTGGTGGAAGCTCGCTCGCCGGGGCTTCACCTGGTCGGCAGACGATTTCGTCGATTCTCCCGCCGACGCTCTCCTCGCCCGCGAGGCGCAGCGTCAGGGCATCCGGATGCAGATCGACCGCCTGCAGAGGTGGCAGCGGCGACACGATGACCCTGCATACGCCGCGTACGACGCGTCGAACACCGAGACGACCGCGTGGGCGTCTCCCGATGAACTCCGCGACCTGAGCGCCCGCATCCTGCGCACCCTGGAGGAATGGCGCGAGTCCGTCGATCTCGACGACGGGCAGCAGCGCACGCCGATCTTCGTCTTCGCGCACGCCTTCCCCACGACGCCATGA
- a CDS encoding MarR family winged helix-turn-helix transcriptional regulator: MQQIEDADARGQDSATVLRSLLAITRRGLVDARSGETHLSITDQSIVMAIADEPGIRSTDIAQMFRLNRSTVSRQLSSLIALGLVQEMPSTAGRGRPLALTPDGEDAFRRTLDTLRHVIDTHLAQWSDAEVSRFAHDLLRFDRGDAAS, from the coding sequence ATGCAACAGATCGAGGATGCGGACGCACGAGGGCAGGACAGCGCCACGGTGCTGAGATCCCTCCTGGCGATCACGCGACGCGGTCTGGTCGACGCCCGCTCCGGCGAGACGCACCTGTCGATCACCGACCAGTCGATCGTGATGGCCATCGCCGATGAGCCGGGGATCCGCTCGACCGACATCGCGCAGATGTTCCGCCTCAACCGCTCGACGGTGTCCCGCCAGCTCTCCTCCCTCATCGCGCTGGGACTCGTTCAGGAGATGCCCTCGACGGCAGGACGCGGACGCCCTCTCGCACTCACGCCGGACGGTGAAGACGCCTTCCGCAGGACACTCGACACGCTGCGGCACGTGATCGACACCCATCTCGCGCAGTGGTCGGACGCGGAGGTCTCGCGCTTCGCGCATGACCTCCTGCGCTTCGACCGCGGCGACGCCGCATCGTGA
- a CDS encoding aminoglycoside phosphotransferase family protein, protein MADSPSAEWSLDEGGVRTLLRAAAPELADLPLTLFADGWDNSMWRLGSELVVRLPRRALAVPLIANEQRALPEIGPALAVLGIRTPIPVIAGEPGDVFPWPWSVTPWIEGTNALRAPRAENAAWAPRLAAALQALHAPAPVDAPLNPVRGRALITRDDVMRPRLDTLPARSALRGAWVDGLAARPCVEQVWIHGDLHPGNLLVHEGRLAALIDFGDVTVGDPAYDLASAWMLFDAPGLGAFRDATDSRYDDATWVRARAWAAYIALILLTQSDDRPEYLAVGQSTAEALDTY, encoded by the coding sequence ATGGCGGACTCCCCCTCGGCCGAGTGGTCGCTCGACGAGGGCGGTGTACGCACTCTGCTTCGCGCCGCTGCCCCGGAACTGGCCGACCTTCCCCTGACGCTGTTCGCCGACGGGTGGGACAACTCGATGTGGCGGCTGGGATCAGAGCTCGTCGTCCGCCTCCCCCGCCGCGCCCTCGCCGTCCCGCTCATCGCGAACGAGCAGCGAGCCCTCCCCGAGATCGGTCCGGCGCTCGCGGTGCTCGGCATCCGGACTCCGATCCCCGTGATCGCGGGCGAACCGGGCGACGTCTTCCCGTGGCCGTGGTCAGTCACCCCCTGGATCGAAGGCACGAACGCCCTCCGCGCGCCGCGAGCCGAGAACGCCGCCTGGGCACCGCGACTCGCAGCGGCGCTCCAGGCCCTTCATGCCCCCGCCCCCGTCGACGCACCACTCAACCCCGTGCGCGGTCGAGCCCTGATCACTCGAGACGACGTGATGCGTCCTCGACTCGACACCCTTCCCGCACGGTCGGCCCTGCGCGGCGCCTGGGTCGACGGCCTCGCAGCACGACCGTGTGTCGAACAGGTCTGGATCCACGGGGATCTGCACCCGGGAAACCTGCTCGTGCACGAGGGACGGCTCGCCGCACTCATCGACTTCGGCGACGTCACCGTCGGCGACCCCGCCTACGATCTCGCATCGGCATGGATGCTCTTCGATGCTCCGGGGCTGGGTGCGTTCCGGGACGCCACGGATTCGCGGTACGACGATGCGACCTGGGTGCGGGCGCGAGCGTGGGCTGCCTACATCGCCCTCATCCTGCTGACGCAGAGCGACGATCGACCCGAGTACCTCGCCGTCGGGCAGTCGACCGCCGAGGCGCTGGACACCTACTGA
- a CDS encoding MFS transporter, with the protein MSTAEPLQLAEPPAFRRDRRVHAWIGVKALSDAGDTLWTIALAWTAVQTASPAMAGLIVAAGTVPRAIVLLFGGVIADRSDARRVMMLFTVLRVGVLVAVALWVLATPPTVGILLFAAIAFGICDAFYEPSAGTVARQLVRTSDLPSYGALAQTASRLGTMAGAAIGGVLVAYAGLAGSAAVNAFTFSVVVAFIAVWLRPRFVLARAARESALHGIARGFAHLGAHPTTRTLVIALSGLNLAVGPAVGIGLALRAHDAGWGAQAVGLFEALLGLGAALGAVSVVKWRPRREAFAGFWALVVQGAGIIALGWGPAWTVAIAAFVIGVTAGYASVLLSATFSATVDTAYLGRMGSITRLGDDCLMPLAMAGFGLLASSTAVWVPFALFGGTMMALMALPLSTATFRRLTLAPGA; encoded by the coding sequence ATGTCCACGGCCGAACCCCTGCAGCTGGCGGAGCCGCCCGCGTTCCGACGCGACCGTCGTGTGCACGCCTGGATCGGTGTCAAAGCACTCTCGGATGCCGGCGACACGCTCTGGACGATCGCACTCGCCTGGACAGCCGTGCAGACCGCCTCCCCGGCGATGGCCGGTCTCATCGTCGCCGCAGGTACCGTCCCCCGCGCGATCGTCCTGCTGTTCGGTGGTGTGATCGCCGACAGGTCCGACGCGCGCAGGGTCATGATGCTGTTCACCGTGCTTCGGGTCGGTGTGCTCGTCGCCGTGGCGCTGTGGGTGCTCGCGACCCCGCCCACGGTCGGCATCCTGCTGTTCGCGGCGATCGCCTTCGGGATCTGCGACGCGTTCTACGAACCGTCCGCCGGAACCGTCGCCCGACAGCTCGTGCGAACGAGCGATCTTCCGTCCTACGGAGCACTCGCGCAGACGGCTTCGCGCCTCGGCACCATGGCGGGCGCTGCGATCGGCGGGGTCCTCGTGGCGTACGCGGGGCTCGCGGGCAGCGCAGCCGTCAACGCCTTCACATTCAGTGTCGTCGTCGCCTTCATCGCCGTCTGGCTCCGGCCGAGGTTCGTGCTGGCACGGGCCGCGAGGGAATCCGCGCTGCACGGCATCGCCCGCGGATTCGCCCACCTCGGCGCCCACCCGACGACCCGCACCCTCGTCATCGCGCTGTCAGGACTCAACCTCGCCGTCGGCCCGGCGGTGGGGATCGGGCTCGCATTGCGTGCGCACGACGCGGGATGGGGCGCCCAGGCTGTGGGGCTGTTCGAGGCGCTGCTCGGACTGGGCGCGGCGCTCGGCGCGGTCTCGGTCGTGAAGTGGCGACCGCGAAGAGAGGCGTTCGCGGGTTTCTGGGCGCTCGTCGTCCAGGGTGCCGGGATCATCGCACTCGGGTGGGGGCCGGCCTGGACGGTCGCGATCGCAGCCTTCGTCATCGGCGTGACCGCGGGCTACGCCTCGGTGCTCCTGAGCGCCACATTCTCCGCCACGGTCGACACCGCCTACCTCGGCCGGATGGGTTCGATCACCCGTCTCGGCGACGACTGCCTCATGCCACTCGCCATGGCCGGGTTCGGTCTGCTCGCCTCGAGCACGGCGGTCTGGGTGCCGTTCGCCCTCTTCGGCGGCACGATGATGGCACTCATGGCTCTGCCGTTGAGCACCGCCACGTTCCGGCGCCTCACTCTCGCACCCGGCGCCTGA
- a CDS encoding acyltransferase family protein, which yields MSSAATDSTTRTVPAGRDLTLDLARVVCVVLVVFVHILFTGVGRAPDGSLLIERTVEAQSWFTAASWIANIMPLFFVVGGYAARAGWRSASARGDSAVDFVRVRLLRLSRPALPLFIFFTVVLGATRLVGIDPDLVDTIAIGVGSPLWFLAAYMIVQALAPAMMRLHERYGAWVLVGLLAGAVLVDTFRFTVIGGFLGIQPVAGSGYGLGQELFGIPNIVFVWLFAQQIGFFLFDGWFGARRWWQLLLLIAAGYAALWGLVSLGGYSWNMLGNQWPPTTAMVMLAVIQAAALTLLHRPLTALMRQRAAQGVVFLIGSRLMTVYLWHLPMIMVLIGIQLVLPIPLPAPGSAIWWCTRPLFLAVVLAAVWVLSLWLIRFEKVPVGGTARFPSTGAVVAAVLVFIAPIIAITAYGLDFPLAAIALGCTALALWLAGTRRRSAT from the coding sequence ATGAGCAGCGCCGCCACCGACTCGACGACCCGCACCGTACCTGCAGGTCGTGATCTCACCCTCGATCTGGCGCGAGTCGTGTGCGTCGTCCTGGTGGTCTTCGTGCACATCCTGTTCACGGGGGTCGGTCGCGCACCGGACGGGTCATTGCTGATCGAGCGCACCGTCGAGGCGCAGTCCTGGTTCACGGCGGCGTCGTGGATCGCGAACATCATGCCGCTGTTCTTCGTGGTCGGCGGATACGCGGCCCGCGCGGGGTGGCGATCGGCATCGGCCCGTGGAGATTCGGCGGTGGACTTCGTCCGGGTGCGTCTGCTGCGGCTCTCCCGCCCCGCGCTGCCGTTGTTCATCTTCTTCACCGTGGTCCTCGGCGCCACCCGGTTGGTCGGGATCGATCCCGACCTCGTCGACACCATCGCGATCGGCGTCGGCTCCCCGCTGTGGTTCCTCGCCGCGTACATGATCGTCCAGGCTCTCGCCCCGGCGATGATGCGGCTGCACGAGCGCTACGGCGCCTGGGTGCTCGTGGGCCTCCTCGCGGGCGCAGTGCTCGTCGACACGTTCCGGTTCACGGTCATCGGCGGGTTCCTCGGCATCCAGCCCGTCGCGGGATCGGGCTACGGACTCGGCCAGGAGCTGTTCGGCATCCCCAATATCGTCTTCGTCTGGCTGTTCGCCCAGCAGATCGGTTTCTTCCTCTTCGACGGCTGGTTCGGCGCACGCCGCTGGTGGCAGCTGCTGCTGCTCATCGCAGCGGGCTATGCGGCGCTCTGGGGGCTGGTATCGCTCGGAGGCTACTCGTGGAACATGCTCGGCAATCAATGGCCTCCCACCACAGCGATGGTCATGCTCGCGGTGATCCAGGCCGCCGCCCTGACTCTGCTGCACAGGCCCCTGACCGCCCTCATGAGGCAGAGAGCGGCTCAGGGCGTGGTCTTCCTGATCGGCTCACGTCTCATGACCGTCTATCTGTGGCATCTGCCCATGATCATGGTGCTGATCGGCATCCAGCTCGTACTCCCGATTCCGCTCCCTGCACCGGGGAGCGCGATCTGGTGGTGTACGCGGCCGCTGTTCCTCGCCGTGGTGCTCGCCGCGGTATGGGTGCTGTCGCTCTGGTTGATCCGGTTCGAGAAGGTGCCGGTCGGCGGCACGGCACGGTTCCCCTCGACCGGCGCCGTCGTCGCCGCTGTGCTGGTCTTCATCGCGCCGATCATCGCGATCACCGCGTACGGCCTCGACTTCCCGCTCGCCGCGATCGCGCTCGGATGCACCGCTCTCGCGCTGTGGCTGGCGGGCACGCGGCGGAGATCGGCCACCTGA
- the pepN gene encoding aminopeptidase N translates to MHTANLTREETAARSAAISVRSIRVELDLTGAPERARTGFPTVTTLEFSSTVESTWLDFIGESVERVIVNGAEQEVVHDGARIAVHGLVDANIVRVEAVGAYSRSGEGLHRFHDPVDDRTYLYTQYEPADSRRVMACFEQPDIKASYTFVIDAPAGWEVLSNQSAAAVDVGVGVQRVEFAPTLPISSYITSIAAGPYARVDGDWRRDEQHIALGVLVRQSLAQYLESHEILDVTRQGLDFFTDAFDYPYPWGKYDQIFVPEYNLGAMENPGLVTFTEAYLSRGAATDAQRAARANTILHEMAHMWFGDLVTMKWWDDLWLKESFADYMGSHASAVATRFHDAWVKFAANRKAWAYQQDQLPTTHPIVADITDLEAAKLNFDGITYAKGAAVLKQLVAFVGDDAFFEGARRYFAANAFGNTTLDDFLVELSAVSGRDMSAWSRAWLQTTGVSTLEVETDAEGATVLVQSDPRPHRLRVGFYDRVEGRVIRREQMAIDIHDERTPVDLPDADLVLLNDDDLTYAKVRLDEASLATVQDSLSAVEDPLARAVIWSSLWNATRDGELPATRYTSIVRAHAPRESNIGLLAGVLANALFAIRHYVADDVTRDEQRRWVETAWSALHAADAGSDAQLSWARALAAASAFDDARAGDLRAILDGDAPEGLIVDPDLRWQLLTALVTTGHAGTDEIAGEQHRDDTGSGRTATRRALASRPDEAVRAEAWAAAWGDESLSNDHLDAVIAGVRAGGRRDLIAGFDEQYFARIGDAWAGRSIELARRLVVGLFPATPSLALVDAWIAENGSAPAALRRVVVEQRDHLARDLRVRAAQAQ, encoded by the coding sequence ATGCACACAGCCAACCTCACGCGAGAGGAGACCGCCGCGCGATCCGCCGCGATCTCCGTGCGCAGCATCCGCGTCGAACTCGATCTCACCGGAGCGCCCGAGCGGGCGCGCACGGGGTTCCCGACGGTGACGACGCTCGAGTTCAGCTCGACGGTCGAATCGACCTGGCTGGACTTCATCGGCGAGAGCGTGGAGCGCGTCATCGTCAACGGTGCCGAGCAGGAGGTCGTCCACGACGGTGCCCGCATCGCTGTACACGGTCTCGTGGACGCCAACATCGTCCGCGTCGAGGCCGTCGGCGCCTACAGCCGTTCGGGTGAGGGGCTGCACCGCTTCCACGATCCGGTCGACGACCGCACGTACCTGTACACGCAGTACGAGCCCGCCGACTCCCGGCGCGTCATGGCGTGCTTCGAGCAGCCGGACATCAAGGCGTCCTATACGTTCGTGATTGATGCGCCGGCGGGGTGGGAGGTCCTCTCGAACCAGTCCGCAGCAGCCGTCGACGTCGGTGTCGGCGTGCAGCGCGTCGAGTTCGCCCCGACGCTGCCGATCTCGAGCTACATCACCTCGATCGCCGCGGGTCCCTACGCCCGCGTCGACGGCGACTGGCGGCGCGACGAGCAGCACATCGCGCTGGGAGTGCTCGTGCGACAGTCGCTGGCGCAGTATCTGGAGTCGCACGAGATCCTCGACGTCACGCGTCAGGGCCTCGATTTCTTCACGGATGCTTTCGACTACCCGTACCCCTGGGGCAAGTACGACCAGATCTTCGTGCCCGAGTACAACCTCGGCGCGATGGAGAACCCGGGGCTCGTCACCTTCACCGAGGCGTACCTCTCGCGAGGCGCCGCGACGGACGCCCAGCGGGCGGCTCGCGCGAACACGATCCTGCATGAGATGGCCCACATGTGGTTCGGCGACCTCGTGACCATGAAGTGGTGGGATGACCTGTGGCTCAAGGAGTCCTTCGCCGACTACATGGGCTCGCACGCGTCTGCGGTCGCAACACGTTTCCATGATGCGTGGGTGAAGTTCGCCGCCAATCGCAAGGCCTGGGCCTACCAGCAGGATCAGCTTCCGACGACTCATCCGATCGTCGCGGACATCACGGATCTCGAGGCGGCCAAGCTCAATTTCGACGGGATCACCTATGCCAAGGGCGCAGCCGTCCTCAAGCAGCTGGTCGCCTTCGTCGGGGACGACGCGTTCTTCGAGGGCGCTCGGCGGTACTTCGCCGCGAACGCGTTCGGCAACACGACGCTCGACGACTTCCTCGTCGAGCTGAGCGCGGTGTCGGGTCGCGACATGTCCGCGTGGTCAAGGGCCTGGTTGCAGACGACGGGTGTCTCGACGCTCGAGGTCGAGACGGATGCCGAGGGGGCGACCGTGCTCGTCCAGAGCGATCCTCGCCCTCACCGCCTGCGCGTCGGGTTCTACGACCGCGTCGAAGGTCGCGTCATCCGCCGCGAGCAGATGGCGATCGACATCCACGACGAGCGCACTCCGGTGGACCTGCCCGACGCCGATCTCGTTCTGCTCAACGACGACGATCTCACGTACGCCAAGGTGCGCCTCGACGAGGCTTCGCTGGCGACCGTGCAGGACTCGCTGTCGGCCGTCGAGGACCCTCTCGCGCGGGCGGTCATCTGGTCGTCCCTGTGGAACGCGACGCGGGACGGCGAACTGCCGGCGACCCGGTACACCTCGATCGTGCGAGCACATGCGCCGCGGGAGTCGAACATCGGACTCCTGGCCGGTGTTCTGGCGAACGCGCTGTTCGCGATCCGACACTATGTCGCGGATGATGTCACGCGTGACGAGCAGCGACGGTGGGTGGAGACCGCGTGGAGCGCTCTGCACGCAGCGGATGCCGGGAGCGACGCGCAGCTCTCGTGGGCCCGTGCTCTCGCGGCGGCGTCGGCCTTCGACGATGCACGTGCCGGAGACCTCCGGGCGATCCTCGACGGCGACGCCCCTGAGGGGTTGATCGTCGATCCCGACCTGCGATGGCAGCTGCTGACGGCTCTCGTGACGACCGGCCATGCCGGGACCGACGAGATCGCGGGCGAACAGCACCGTGATGACACCGGAAGCGGTCGCACCGCCACGCGCCGGGCTCTCGCGTCGCGCCCGGACGAAGCGGTCCGTGCCGAGGCGTGGGCCGCGGCGTGGGGCGACGAATCGCTCAGCAACGACCACCTCGACGCGGTGATCGCGGGCGTCCGCGCCGGCGGGCGCCGCGACCTGATCGCGGGCTTCGATGAGCAGTACTTCGCCCGGATCGGCGATGCCTGGGCGGGGCGGAGCATCGAACTGGCGCGGCGTCTCGTCGTCGGCCTCTTCCCGGCGACGCCGAGTCTCGCTCTGGTGGATGCCTGGATCGCCGAGAACGGATCGGCACCTGCCGCCCTGCGCCGCGTCGTGGTCGAGCAGCGTGACCATCTCGCTCGAGACCTCCGCGTGCGAGCGGCCCAGGCTCAGTAG